The Stieleria maiorica genome includes the window ACTTAGTCCTGCCTCAATTACCTCGCTCGCTTTCTCGCCTAACAAGACGCAATTGGCCGCCACCGATGGCGACGGCAAAGTGCACCTGTTGAAATGGCCCGAGCTGGAAAGCGTGGGCAGTGTCGCCGTCGGCGAGGAGACCGCTTGGTGCGTGGCGTATGAAAGCGACTCGTCATTGATCGTCGGCTCGGCTGACCGAAACCTGTACCGCGTGGAAGCCAAGCCGGAAGCGAAACCGGAATCGATCGCCAAGGGAACCGATTGGATCACGCGGATCGCGGTTTCCGACGCCGGGCAAATCGCGGCATCGGAAGTCAGTGGAAAGATCCATTTCGCTTCCGGCGGCAGCGTGTCGACGATCGGTGCGGAAAGCGGCGTGTGGGCGTTGTGTTTTCGCGGACCGGGGCAATTGCTGGTGGGAACCCGCAAGAACGGTATCGTCACCGCCGGCCAACGCTGGGCTTGGAATCCGGCCGCGGCGAAACCGGCTGAGGCAAACGAATGACAAGTCCGGAGTCTCCGGAAAGTCGAGAGCAAACCGAACGAACGAAACCGAAACAGCCGCTGGAATATGTTGCCCGGTTCGGTTCCATGCGAATCCTGGGCGTGCTCAGTGCACGTGAACGGTTTCGCTACAACGATCGGGTTGTGGCGCGGACCGATCGTGGGACGGAAATCGCGACGGTGTTGTGCGAAGCGACGCCCAACGCGTTGGACGCGATGCAGGAGCCGACCGCGGGCAAAATCATCCGGCGGCTTTCCGCCGATGATTTGAACCAGTGGGAACACATCCAGGGGCAGACGCGGGATGATTTGACGATTTGCCAGCGCTGTGTCGATGCGCGGCGATTGAAAATGGATTTGGTCGACGTCGAACGCCTGTTGGGCGGAGAACGGGTCGTCGTCTATTACGTCGCCGAGGGGCGGGTCGATTTTCGGCAACTGGTCCGCGATCTGGCCGGAGAATTCCAGACGCGGATCGAAATGCGTCAAATCGGGGTCCGCGACGAAGCCAAGCTGCTGGCCGACTACGGTGACTGTGGCCAGCCATTGTGCTGTGCGACGTTTTTGAGCAAGATGCCGCCGGTGTCGATGAAGATGGCTAAACTACAGCGGTCAACCCTCGATCCGACCAAAATCTCGGGGCGGTGCGGGCGGCTGAAGTGTTGTTTACGCTATGAATTCGAGACCTATGAGCAGTTGGCTGCCGAATTGCCGCCGATCGGGTCGGAGATTTTGACCCGAGAAGGCAACGCGGCGGTCTTGGCTCACGACATTCTTTCGCAACAATTGATGGTGCGTACGGATGACAATCGGAGGATACTGTTGGGTGTCGACCAGGTCGTTCGCGTGACCAAGGCTCCGCCGCCGGCCAAAAACCGCCGCGGCGGACGCAAGGGTGGATCCAAAGACTCGTGACAGACGGTCAAGGGTGATGATGAAGGGGTGATGATGTGATGACAGAGCCAACAATCGAATC containing:
- a CDS encoding WD40 repeat domain-containing protein — encoded protein: MKLRLFAALLVGLATLSARADDSGAAKSVDAESQWITSIAAAGDGSFVAGTATGLLLRPGTVSRFQPDAPGDLEELYEHPAAVWSVITTSDGKTIASADYKGNLVLYDVASKTPRTHEAAFERWCQKIVVSPDDQMIVAGNESGKLFAWSIADAKVSKTVELSPASITSLAFSPNKTQLAATDGDGKVHLLKWPELESVGSVAVGEETAWCVAYESDSSLIVGSADRNLYRVEAKPEAKPESIAKGTDWITRIAVSDAGQIAASEVSGKIHFASGGSVSTIGAESGVWALCFRGPGQLLVGTRKNGIVTAGQRWAWNPAAAKPAEANE
- a CDS encoding PSP1 domain-containing protein, with the translated sequence MTSPESPESREQTERTKPKQPLEYVARFGSMRILGVLSARERFRYNDRVVARTDRGTEIATVLCEATPNALDAMQEPTAGKIIRRLSADDLNQWEHIQGQTRDDLTICQRCVDARRLKMDLVDVERLLGGERVVVYYVAEGRVDFRQLVRDLAGEFQTRIEMRQIGVRDEAKLLADYGDCGQPLCCATFLSKMPPVSMKMAKLQRSTLDPTKISGRCGRLKCCLRYEFETYEQLAAELPPIGSEILTREGNAAVLAHDILSQQLMVRTDDNRRILLGVDQVVRVTKAPPPAKNRRGGRKGGSKDS